GTCATTACTTGATACGAACGGTTGTGGCCATGCAGCTGGCCGAGAAGCTTCGAAGTTAAAATTCAAGAACTGTTTGCTTCATACCATTACACTCTAACGCACCAAAGGCGGGCCACTTGGAGAAAAACGCCGGGCGCTTCATTTTAATTTTTGCTTCTACAGCAATACTGGTTTTCTTTGAGACTGAACATATAAATGGCGACAAATGAAGGGGTGATAAAACTATGTCTCCAAGCTCTTTATGTTGAACACAGCACACTAAGCTCACTTGtaccattcattttttttttgaacacgGTGCATTGAGGTTTGAGTGAGCGCATGAGCTAAGATGGAGGATCGCAACAGGACGCACTCGAGTAATTCATTCGTGAATAACGCATCCCGCTCCTGCCTGCGGTAGTGCGATGACAAGCAGGTGTCACGGCAGCTGTTCGTTCAAGCCAGCACCTGTTCAGGACGCAGCACGTGGAAGCTTCCTTCCTGTTCCAGCCCTTAAGCGTCTAACGTGCATCTGTGACGAGTTTGGTGGTCTGTACGAGATGGTTATCGGATATATCGATGTTGACTTACCATTTCCCATATTTCGAAAACAGCCGTATTTatccttttttttaaattacacctTGTCCCCATTTCCGACAGTGGAGTAATGTGCGCATGGCATAATATTATTATACTGATGCTGCTTCCTCATACAtccttatttcttcttttttctactCAAACTGTTTCAGaataataaattgattgatttatatgtggggtttaacgtccaaaaaccaccatatgattatgagagatgccgtagtggagggctccagagatttagaccacctggggttcattaacgtgcacccaagtccgagcacacgggcctacagcatttttgcctccagccaccgcagttgggattcgatcccgcgagctgcgggtcagcagctgtgtaccttaagccactagaccaccgcggcggggcttcagaATAATAGATTAATTCATACTTGCTgttggcgccccgccgcggtggtctagtggctaaggtatactcggctgctgacctgcaggtcacgggatcgaatcctagctgcggcggctgcatttccgatgtaggcggaaatgttgtaggcttgtgcgctcagatttgggtgcacgttaaagaaccccaggtggtcgaaatattcggagccctccactatggtgtctcataatcatttcggggttttgggacgttaaactcaacaaATCAATAAATCATCACTTGCTGTTGGTCTACTCGGTTATAGTTACTGTACGAATTCATGTCAGCGCAGTGACATGATACACTGGGAAGAAAGATGCCGTGCATTTTAGAAGACAAAGTTTGCCCTGTACTCATTTATGTGTCTATGCTGTACGACCGTACCTTAAGGTCTACATTTCTTTAAACAGGAGAGAAAGGACAAATTATGTTTTCCTACCTTGTCGACGTGGTGAATGTGTCATGTATAAGAGTTCAGTGGTTATGCACCTAACAAAAGAGAGTTCTTGATCCTCCGCGAGCTGGTTCTCTTTCGCATTGTATAGCGTCTGTCGCAAGGCGCAAAGACGTTCAACGTATACGATCGGATGACATAAAAGCTTTTTGAAAGCACTTTCAACAGCTTAAAATGATGCCTTTCCGAGCTCGTTTGTTGCACACAGCGAAGAAGGTTCCAGATACTTgacgaagaaagaaagacagacgaCACAGCGCTGGACGAGATACCACATTGAGAAAACAAAGCCGTAAGTATACCAGTTGGTAACACATGCATCCATAGCTCACTGATTATGAGATCGTTTACCTCTATATACGCATGCATCGTTCAGCTGTTTTTTTATATAGATCAGTggtgtgtcgtctgtcgttctgtcCTCGGCAGGAAGACTCCTCGCTCCCAACAGTCGTTTTCTTTCTCTATATCTAATAATGTTTGGCAAATATTTGCTTGTAACTCTGTACATGCAGCCACTATCGTTTTCATTCATGGCCCGTTCCACGGCACTGACCTGTACCGCGGGCTCCGTTAGGCGCCAATGATTCCAGGGCACCTGGCGGAAGTAGCTCCCGGCCGTGAACAAGGTGTAGGTGCACAGCAGAATGACGTACATGTTGGTCAGCAGGAATGCCTTGTAGGTGCTGAAGCAGACGCAGTTGTTGAACCACGGGCAGTGGTGGTCCATCTTGAGCACGCACCGCCGGCACACCGAGCAGTGGTGTGCCCGGTCGGGCTTGATGCGTTCGCACACCTCGCAGTAGCTCACGGCGCCGTCCAGGCCTCGAGTGAGGACTCCACGCTGCTGGCCCAGGACTTCGAGGAAACCCTTGCGTGCCTCTTCGGTGCGCGCCTCCTGCAGGAGCCGGAGGTCAACCTCGCTCAGGCTGAAGTAGGCGGGCACATTCGGCGGTGGGGTGGCGATGGTCGTCAGCTCGGACCAGAGCAGCAGCGCCATTAGCACGTGGAAGCCGACGATGAAGGCTAACCGCACCGCGTCATCTTTAACCACGGAGCCGCAGAACACGATCACGTAGGCGTAGTAGCTCCACGCCTTCACcagccagccacccaccacgggAAGCCAGTCGATGCACCCAGCTGTGAAGCACATACGTGTGGCCGCTTCCGAGGCACTGCGCGCGTAGCTCCTTCTTCTGAGGCGTAGAATTAGATACCTTGTCTCGTCTTGTCGCCTAGaatatcttggctcatacccacaagggggattggccacactgtaccttataatagatattttttgtacaacgcttgctaaaaaaagagagaaattggATAAAAACAATactaatgttcctttgaaaaaaaaaaaaaactctactgTCGTAAGACGCACGCGATGACGAATAAGAAGAGACAGTAAAATGTTTCTTGGCTATCCCTCTGAATGGGTATGAGACATATTtaaggcgtcatcatcatcataatcatcatcatctgtgACACACACCCACGCCAGGGGCTTGGCCAAGAACCGGACAATTCTAACTAAACACTTTTATTTTGATAGCTTGCAGCTTTTAAAAGAATGAGAGGGATGGTACGTGCAACAGCACGAGTTGCTTCGCTACATCTTCCGGCCTCACATTACTGCGTGCAACAACAATGGAGGTAGAAGGTCTTTAAATTTTGTACGACGCGAAATGAATCGAGCCTCGTACAGTTCTCTTTAAACGTGTACACGGTATACGGTACACCCACCGTAAATCTGTGATCGGTGGCCCACGGAGAGGAATAACCTAAATCAGAGTGAATCCAGTACACGCATGAGCATGGTTTACGAGTAGTGAGTATGAAGATgtagcaaatgcttatatgtcgTCTTGGAATCACCTTTTGTAACGTTGTATGACCACCCGATTTGGGTCATTTTCTATTAGTGGTCGTGATCCACGGTTCAGGCGAACATGTTAACATATTTATGCTATCACACTTTTTAAATGGCTAAAAAActgggcacttttttttttcttttctctagcTTTATGGGTTCGGGATCAGTGTGTAATGGTCATCGCCTGGATGAAAGACATTCGGAATCAGACGGACAAGCGCATGTTTGCCGTACGAACGTTGTCGTAACGTTTCAAGAACATATATACCTATGAATACAACATATATGAAATATACGTAGAATATATGTAGAACGTATATAAAGTCATTCGCAGGCTTATATAAAACATTAATGCCTGTGAATGGTGAGATTATCCGCTCAACATTATATGTACAAGTTGTAATTTTTCAGATTCTCTGTGGAATCGCAAGCACTGAGTACAGGGTAGGGTGTAAGCAGTCATATGTATGCACCTCCTCTTTAATGTATTAATGTTTCCTTTACTGCTGCGTGTTTTCCCTTTCTATCAGCAGTTTTTCCCACAACTGCAGCAAAAAGTACGATTCATCTGTCTTGCTTCTTCAGACAACTCTTTAGTTCGAACATCTGAGTCAAGGAACAAAACGCCCATTCGAACGAGTATATCCGAAGAAGAAGAAACGTTGCAAACATTTCTTCTTTTTGTAGTGGAGGGGGGgggatttattttttgtttacacAAAGTTGACAGATTCACTATTATGAGTGATTTATGTCATTGT
Above is a window of Rhipicephalus microplus isolate Deutch F79 chromosome 1, USDA_Rmic, whole genome shotgun sequence DNA encoding:
- the LOC119166944 gene encoding palmitoyltransferase ZDHHC20-A; amino-acid sequence: MCFTAGCIDWLPVVGGWLVKAWSYYAYVIVFCGSVVKDDAVRLAFIVGFHVLMALLLWSELTTIATPPPNVPAYFSLSEVDLRLLQEARTEEARKGFLEVLGQQRGVLTRGLDGAVSYCEVCERIKPDRAHHCSVCRRCVLKMDHHCPWFNNCVCFSTYKAFLLTNMYVILLCTYTLFTAGSYFRQVPWNHWRLTEPAVQVSAVERAMNENDSGCMYRVSTMVIVSVAFFFSVGPFFFFHLTLVAFNRTTLESLRRPQFVDKGDTFDIGFHNNVVEVLGHSWLLWLFPVHTSLGDGSRFPTKLHPHNRDRFHVRGI